In Labrus bergylta chromosome 5, fLabBer1.1, whole genome shotgun sequence, the genomic window GTAACCTTAACTGCTCTCCTACGCTGCTCAGAGAGActcaaaaaatgtcattttggtTTCTATTACATGAttcaaaccaacaaaaaaaaatgtaggtgATCTCATGGACCTGATTTAGGCCCACTGGCTCTTTTCAGATCAAGCTAGGTTAAAATGGACTCAGGCTTACATTTCAAGCGCTACTCTGCAAATACACAGCATTAAGCAATACAGTTCAGAGCACAGGAAAGAGCTGAGCCTACTGCAAAAGAACCTAATTTAGAAATCTACAgactgtttgatttgtttgcatAAGCAGAGGCAGGACAAAAGAATCATGCTGTTTGTATCATGAGCAGGTTTTTTTGTTAGCATAGCATCAATCACTCATTGACCAACTGAGAAAGTGTTGCAACACTATGCACCTTGAATTTCAACAAGGGACTTTTCATATAGtgtcaaatcaaaatgtaaaaatgccCAATAAAAAGTGCCAAAAGCATTTCAAAGCCTCTTAAATAGACAGTGCGAAAGCGtccacatgttttgaggagctcctAATATTTTCCCACACTCCCCGAGTTCAATCTGATCTTGATATGATTGTCACTCGCCAGTGAGAGGTACGCAACACCTCCTCTCATGCCCGTTTAATCCAATATATGCAAGAGCTTGACTCAGATGAAAAGGTGGGAAATGATGAAAGCTGTCATGTCTATTCACTTCAAATGTCTTTCATTCCAGTGCCAAACGCGTGCAAGCTCCTTATGATACCACCAGTGAAATGAAAGCAGCAAATCTGACTGTGTCAGGCACTGAGCTGTGGTGTCTGGCTGCTCACTGTTTGCCGGGGTTTCACAGTTGGAGAAACCCCtgtgtctgtaaaaaaaacacgcTTAGCTTTCTAAACAGGGAAGAGGAGAATAAATCATCTGATTTATGAAACATTATCACCTGTCTGAGGAATCAAGACTAGTTTGTGGATTCTGTTGCTGAGAGATCATCAGCTGAATGTAGTTTCTTAATGAGTAGTGTGTTTACCAGTTCTCTACATAATTGTCTCTTTGCCAAATTACCTTTACCCTTTTCTAGCAATATAAAGATTTAATTTGTAACATTAGTATGCAAtcaatcatttttgtatttaaattttaCACCGGGAACAGAGATGTGCAGAAATCATCAGAGATTTGATAATGTGTAAGCCTTTCTTTCCTTGCCGTCCTCTGACAGGAGAACAACGTGGGCTGGAAAGAAATCGGAGGCTCACAAGGTCAGAGAAGGCGAAGACAAACCaacaatcaaaacatgatgtattgatttttgtctttttttttttttgaactcTCACAGCCAGTGGTGAGCTGTACAGATTTGCCAGACAGTGTGGTGTATGTTGAGGGCAATGGAAGGGGGTAAAGTGGGTTACCATATGGGAAAATGTCCAAACTTTTTGATTGGATTTTGCCACAAGACGGAGCAAAAGCACCACTCCGCCTGCTCTCCATACAGGCACGAACAGGTAAGATGGATGAGGGTTTCAAGTCACTGAAAACgtagaaagaaaataaacaaaatggcGTGCAAGTCTGTCTGAAGCTCATGCGATGCTTTGATTCCAATGACTGAATAGCAGATGCCAAGCAGAGTTACCGAGTGTCTCTTCTTGACTGCGTCCAGGCTCGGCTCCCTGCCTGCATTCCGGCTGTTCCGCAGTATAAGTCCAGACTCCCTGGCCTTCTGTGTTTTCACTGGCGGGGCCGGGGGAGCCGTTTTGGAAAGCGATGAAATCTTTGAGCCGAATGACTGACTCTCTGTCGGTCCTCTACCGAACTGATAGCTGTCATCAGCATGTTCTGCTTTAGCCGAACCCTCCAGATCTGCTGCGAACGCTGGATGGAAGGTGGAGACATCGGTCCAGTTAAGATCCGCGGGCCCCTCTGGAGAGCCCACCGACCAGCGGTATTCTCTTCTGAGGCCCCGTGTAGGCTCGTCCTGTCCTGGTCTGTCCCGCTCATCCTTACACGCCACACTCTTTGACCGCTCTGGCTTCAGAGGAACAATCCGGGTGATTTCTGACTGGAAGCTGCCTGACACCCTGTGGAGAGAagtcctctgacctctgtctcCAAGGAAACTCTCGATATCATCTGCCCCTGAACTGCTGATCTTTCTCTCATGGGTCCTGACCTGTCGCAGTTTCACCTCAGCTAGCTCTTTGTTGTCAATTAAGCCCTTCCCTCTAACCTTCACAACACTTTCCCCTTTAGCACTCGTCAATGAACTATCATGTTCTATCTTTCCAGGTCCGTTCACTGACCCCAAATTGATATCTGCCATACCAATGGGACTCACTTTTCTCTTGACCGTCTCTGCTTCTAGAGCGTAGACCTCCCTGCTTTCTTCTTGTGATACGTCCTCTTGTTTGTTGTCTTCATTGACTCTGACAGGCTGATCCTTTCCTGATCCCTGATCACCTTTCATCATCACCACAAGCGATGGCTCACAATGATTTCCTGTTCTTGAGGCTTCTGGGGTGTTGTCTGAGTCTGAGTCCTCATTTTCTTCTCCAGTAGAATCACTGCCTTCTTTCCTGTAGATGAGTTCGGCAGGCATTCCCAGGTTTAAGCTCTGGggtctcctcttttttctcGGTTTAGAAGCTTTGGGTTCCTTTATCTGGCATGAGCCCGGGGCCACATCACTACTTGCCTCAGGGTTTGAGGCTTTGGACGGTGTACTTTGAGATTTGTCTTGAGTTGTCTCTCCTTCATTCTCAGATAATTGAATCATAAAACgcgatttgtttgtttgctgagGCTCAGAACAAACATCTGCCTCTTTGGGTGATTTTGTTGATGGAAATTCATCAATATggcttttcatttcttttctgtcaTAGCCTGTTACCTCTTCATTTATCATCTTGGTAATGTCTATCTCTTTTTTCAGCTCCATTTTCTCCCACGAGGAATCAAATGTGAGAGATTTGTTCTGTTCTTCTGCCTTCTGGTCATGGTCCTGTGGATAACTTTCTTGATTTTCAATCAATACCCACTCTTCTGAGCCCTACATGTTGGTATAGATTAAACACAGTTAGACATGCCAAGCACAGCTGTTTGCAAACCATAACGTCTACACAATGATCAGAATCACAGAAAAGGCAACAAAAGGCTTAAATGGAACATGGTAAAGTTTTGGAAAACAAGATTTGGCATTAAGAGATGATTGTACAATATCTATTTTCTTAGATAAACATACACAGTTGTGATCATACCACAAAGAAGTCATTGCATTTGACCAAACCAAAAATATTacgaaaaaaataatatatcaaaaggagaaagagtgagagataTGCGACCTCAGGTGAAGTCACCAGAGTTTTCTGGATGAAGCCCTCGACAGACAGGTTGTTAACAGTGTCCTTTCCGACCGCTCGGACGGGCAACTGGCCGACacgaagcagaggagagagttTAAAAGAGAAGGAAGAACAGCAGTTAGAGCTGGAGTCGATTAGTAAGATGCACTGAAAACCATTCCATGCAAAATGGAGAAAACTGGAAAGGCAGAAAGAAcaagtgtaaaaagaaaataatggaaaaaatgtacattttgattGAATTTTAAACTAAGGGTCATAGGCATCCTCATGTACCTGACAGCCTACCAGTCCATATGACCAAATCAAAAGACATTTGCAATCCAAATATGTTTGCAAATGACTACACCAAAGTGTTGAGGGCAGACTTCCCCTGTCTCTGACTCTCAGTCAAACCTATTAATAATCCTCCATTCCTCCCCCCATCCCTCTACTGTACCTTGTACAAGACGCATAGCAGCAGGTTACATTTGCTGCAGCAGACGTTTGACATTCCATGTACATAATCTGTTCCCAAAGACGGAGAGGACAGTTAAGACACAAGCAACAACGACTCTGAGGACTACAACCCAGTGAGAATTCAAATCctcaaatcaaaatgtgatCAAAGCATCAGCGATTTCATGATCTGACGGAAAGAAAACTATTCCAATTTTAGCCAATCAAGTATAAAAAAGTGATTATTATTTCCAAAGTGCTTCACATTGAGAGAATCTCAGAAGTCATCTTGAAAGTAATCTCGTCAAGTTGCCTCATTCTGTGCTACTTGTCAGTCATCATCAAGTACCGCTGAGATACACTCCAAGTTATTCTGGTAAACCAGAAAGAGGCAGAATGTAATCCATTATGCATCTCTTAAAATAAGAGAAGATTGTTATGTGAGTTTCTGTGAGCAGTAGTGTCTGTACAGAGAAGACACATGAGCTGCCTGTAGGTAGGAAAGAAAGCAAGTAACCATGACATCCTGCTCTTATTATGCTCTATTCTTATCTTTTGATTGTACACCTCCACCAGTACACTACATCTTCAGGTAGAGTTATTTAAAGGCAAGAATACAAATTAAATACAACAATCAGCCACACAAGGTTCTCTGTATAACAAATATATCTGGCTGACTTCAAGTCCATGAGCAAAGGCAGGAATTCTACATGATGGCAGAAAGCAAAATATCAATGTAATTCAATTGATTATCAAGCATGAGAAGTAGCTGGGTTTGGAAGACAATAGCTAACTTTAGTAAACCCTCCCGACCTCAGCCCACACTCACAGCCTTCTTCTCTGGGGTGCCGGTTGGGGAGCTGGATGACAGACGCTTCTCGCGGTTTACCGTCAGCTTGCTGTTGGGCTCCCTCAGcgctctcttcagctcgttgaTGCTGGCCTGGTGCTTCAGCAAGACGTCCTTAGACTTGTCCAGAAACTAGAGAATGAAAACAAACGACGGTGAGAAATTGCACCTTCCAGATGTGGAAGTCCTTTTAAGAAGCATTCATCACATCGTCACGACCAATATGAATGAATGGAATGTGAgactctgtgttcacacaggagaAATGGAGAGTGAATTTCTCACACATTTAGAGAGTATGTTGTTTGTTCACCGATATGAGATGTAATACATGATGATTTTGAAgctcacagaaaacaaacaactgtCCAAGACATAAGCATTTACTGCAACACGGACGTAAAAAGAAATGAATATGTTAAACTCTTAACATTGTTGGAAAGTCATAAATCTAGATTTGTATTTTTCGTTTGTGAGTAACAATCAGTGGTGAAAAGAAAcctcatacatttatttaaggGCTGTGATTTTCTGCCTCCCTGGACTGCTCATTCATCACATttagagggaaattcaaattcTTCTACTCTGAGCGCTTGACAACTACAGTTACCGCGTTTGATGCATACAAAATGCAATTGTCAAGTGTATCTAACAAAAAGAGCTCTGTGATCATATGTATATGggcaaaactgtttttttctcctaaaaaaaatcattcctcATGTTTAACCAGGCCATTACTTTATCATTTCGTGATGTGTGCGATGAAGTGATGTGTAACAAACTCAACAGTGCTCACTCagtataaacattttttatccCAGATGTATCTTAGAATTAGAAAGTTAAAGTTTAGGAAGTTATGAAGTCAAGTGTCCCTATGCAAACACAAAAGTCTTTCTGATTTTAAACTCTCGTAGTGTGACCATCTCTCTTCTTAAACTCAACATGGAAACACTGCCAGGGGCAGGAAGGGGGATTTTACAGTTAAGATACCCATTTAATTTAGCTTTCTCAGAATGCTgaagcctcatattaatataaAGCTAACTATCGTTGGCTCAGTCATCCATCACTACtgataaaataattaaaggAGGGGATCTCTGAAgacttaaaatgaaaaaaggaatgACTATAATAAGAAAACCCTGTTTTAATTTTCATCTGAGCTACTGACTACTGATTTGAGGCAGGCataaaaaactgtttgcctATTCTTTaggataaaaaaagatttatatataaaaaggGGGGGGGACAAAGCCGTCAAGTTTGGGCTCAAATCAACGCActcacaaaatatgtttttttgtacttttcttcaaACTATTTACATAATCTTTTAGGCTTATTAACTAAACCACCATTCCTTAAATGCAAAAACACCAATTTTCTGTAGCAGTTTATGGGAACTGATCAGTTGCATTTAAAATGGTGCTTAAATGTGACATGAATGCTAATTAACACTTTATGTAAGCATTCACTCTTTccaacattcacacacttatcAAACTCCATGCGAGGCCACTAATTAACATAACATTCATATGTTACACATTAGTACATTAAATTAGCTATTTGATATTTGGGGTTCAGAATCTTGCCTGACGTGCATGTAGACAGGAGGAGCCAAGAGTGGAACGGccaattcaattcaattgaaGGGCAGCTACCTCCCTCTACGTGACAGACACCTGCTTCTAGATTTTGGATATTGGTACTATATTTAAGTAAAGGACCAGAGAAGCACTCAGTTGGGAAGAGCAACAAAGTAATGAGAAGTATTTACTGATGCAATGTAAGCCATCAAAAAGGGGAATGTCTCATTCCTATATGATACACTGGAGTCTTTTTGATCTACAAACTTAACTATTCTTTGCTCACGCTCACAGATGTCAgacttttcaaattaaaatgtaatttcatgtaAGAATGTAGATGCAGGCAACTCTTAATCCATAAAACTCGCTGGAAAACTAAAGATGCAGATGAACTGCGCCATACACAACAGAAAGCACAAGCCACCAAATATGGAACCTGTACCTCCTGTTTGTGCCGAGGAGAGGCCCCCCGATCCAACTGAGAGAGCTGAGTTTGGGCAGGAGGATGGGCGAGCACAAGAGGGGTCAGAGGTGAAGAGTGCAGGATCAGAGAGTGCAGGTAACGAGGTAAGATGCAGAGACAGGATGGCAGTAGGTAAGACAGGACGAGGACAggcaagcagacagacagacagacagacaggtaggttGGAGGTCTAGAATTAACTGCCTGTTTCCACGCCTAGACAAGTTTGAAAAAACATAACATTTGGCAGGTTTCCAGAGTTTGGTTCCCAAAGCTTTCCTAAAATATTATATTGTAGACGTGTGTGCTTTATTTGAGACTATCCAGTCAACattcaaaaatgacaaaaaaatgtccacaCACAGAATTTGTAGCATCACCTGGATACAGGGTGCAATGCAGTGCAATCTGAAAACAGTGTTAATTGCCACATTTTGACAGTGAAAGACAGGCAGAGACAATGAGATAACATTAGACAATGGGAAGAAGAACTAATGACTGATGGATAaagacaggtaaacagacagacagacgtcAAATCACCAGACATCAAATACCTCCTGTTTACTCTCAACTGGCGAGCCAGCCTCCTCCTTATCGCCAGCAAGTGtttaagaagaggaaaaagcaTGTTAGCAACAGAGGGCTATGCTCAGCACAATAACAAAGGGTTAAAACAGTGAAGCGGGATTTGTGAGCTGTGCAGTGTAAGCATACAGTGTAAGCCAGCGTGAATAGCAGTGAAGGAGTAAGAGTTAGTAAATGCTGCGTTCACTACAGTCACCAAAGCTTTATTTCCATGCTAAATGAGTCACTACTGGCCCTGAAAAGCTTGACCTGAAGGCCACGCCATCACCCTGACCCAAGGCTGAAGTTGTCTTCTTTAAGTGGACTACATCTCAATGTATTTGATCTACCTTCATATCCAATGAATGAAAATCTGATAAATAAAACCTCGCTCTCTGTCGGCGACTCTTGATTACACTTTATGCATAAAGACAACTTCAAATGAATGTAAGGAAATAGGTAATAATTGTCTCTGTAAGCTGCTTATTATGTGTTATAGATTATATAAGGGGTTACATTTGGCATCATGAACATTGAATCAAGTGCCAGTTAACCTATGTGTTTATTAACTGTTAAAGTTCCTCATAAATGCTTGTACATGCCTCATGATCCAATAATAAACCGGTTTATAATTGGCCTTACTGCCTAATAACTTGTGTCGTCTACAGGTTTCTTAATACTAAGTGTGCCTGAAATCATATCTACCAtgatctctttctttctgctcgGAGTGACATCGCCGTCATAGTCCTCGTCCATCTCTTCATCCTGGTCCTTGTCCTCCTCATCTTGCTCCAGACTGGGCTCCAGTTCGGTCTCCTGCTCGTCCACAGACGGGCTATGGAGGAGGCGCTGTCTACTGATGCTGCGGTGTGATAGGTCGTCGTGGTTCTCGCACATGGCGGATACCGGCCGCGAGAACTCTGCTGATAACAAGAGTAGAACTATTTTAAGAGACAATCCAAAGTTAGAAGGGGaatgagcttgtatagcgcttttctagtcttctgactaatcaaactttttttttttaacaccccaatatcacacctacccattcacactctgatggcagaggctgccatgtaaaatgtccatcagtatattaactaatccattcatacaaattcaTATGCCGCCGCcaaaagcagcgggagcaacttagGGTTAAgggtcttacccaaggacacatcggatatgtGTTGAAAGACAACCAACACTTAGCCCCCTAAGGTTCAACTCAAACATCTGTAGCTTAATTCTGTCTTGACAGAATACAAATTATTAGAAATGCTCGATTCATGCAAAGAATGATCATGATGCCAACATGAAATTCGATTGATGCAGTGACAACTATCAGGACTCAGGTAAGGAAATTCTGCATGTGACCTGAGGCAATACATCCACCACTGTAATGTCCCTTTGTCATGCTGTAATCCCTTTTGTGAAtatcattcattttaatgttcTGGTGacgtttcctttttctttttgtcactcATCTTTCCCTCGTGTATAAAGCCTAACTTTCTGATTTTTTGTAATTTCCCCTTCTGTGTGCCCTTGACCTTATTGTTTCTAACCTCAGCCTGTTTGGTCTCATCTGTGCTTGATAACTCTCTCCTTCCCAGTGAATTTACTTTATTCCTTCCCCTGTTCCTGGGCTAGATTTTCTTCAAACATTGTCTCTTATGTGGTATGTCTTTTTTTGCGGGTTGTcatttttttggatgtttaatTCTTTCCTGCTCCCCACGGGCTCAATTAAAGTGAGTCCACACATATACTTGCTTTTAACTATGCCTAAGTGTGCGCATGGTGGCTGCCTCGCATCCCCTGCTTCTATTTGGCGTGTCGGCTGTGCATGtccttgaaaatgaaaatgacacgGTCGTAAAAGATGCAGTGTGCACATGAACTGTGGGGTTAGTGTGGAGGCAGGGGAGTGGATGTGACAGTCAACACAGCAACAGGGGCGACAATGGCAGAAAGATTTGGAGACGAGCTAAACGAGCTAAAATAAAGTCTGCAATTTTCCACATCTGTGTGACGTGTTCTTGAAACTGCACAGTGACAAACATACCCGTAAAACAAGCGTACTACAGATTAAGTCCATTTAAGTAATCATCATGAAACCTGCAAAACTAAAATGTAACAAAACCAGGACTGAGCTGGAGGCAGGAAAAATGcttaagaaaaaggaaaagaaacagagtTTGGACAATGCCAACATTATGATCTGTTGACCAGTCATCAGACGCCTGAGCTGTCAGTTCTTATTTCATTGTGGTTACGTCCTCAAGAGTCGCCATGTCTGACGTTTACATCCCGCACATCTTTGAGTTGCACACGGCCTGGGCTTTTTGGAGCACCCTCGAGAGGTATCCTCCAAAAACACGTGCACAGTCAAGTATGTGAGATAACGTTCATGACAAAGCTGGCTGTGTCTGCTAAAGCATTGTGTATATGAGAAAGTAACAGCACGTAAAGCATATACATAATGATGACAAAATATGAGGAATGACAAAGCAGTAAATGAATACAACAATGAAGGATGCAACGTTCATTGTAGTTATTTTGACTGACTTACCTATTCCTATCCTCGTGTGCAGGCATGCACACATCACCATGGTTACctaatgtttttcatttttggtcCCTTACAGAGATGACttactttttaaatgatgtaactAGGTAGTATAACTTTGGTATTATGTAATACTACCTGAGGGTCGGTACTGTGGCCAAGCAGGTGATacggagtgagagagtgtgtgggtgggtgtgaaACATGTGCTGAACTCCGCATGAAGACTGAAGACAGTGACAAAccacaacacatacacaatgAATGCGTTTGAGAGTGGAGCGCAGCGGCCACCACGTCCTATCTGAATGGCCCCTTAATAGTGGCTCAAAAACAAGAACCCACAAACAGATTTATTCTGGATCTATGGCAGCTCTCACCTCCATCCAAGCTCCTGGACAGCAGGTACCTCTTGCTGGTGGAACGCTCAAAGTGCGGAGCAGGCCGGTCTATGAGGGCGCTGGCCTGTCTGGTCTGAGCCTGTGTCCTTCCGCTGTATCGAAACTTAGAGCCCATCACCAGAAAGCCCTTAGGGGGAGGCTCTGGAGACACCAGCCTGCAATACAAACAGAAAGGACTCACTGAATTTCTCTTATTTAAGTAACAAAAAGAAACTAATAATTAAATGAATTGAAAGTAGTTTGAATTGTATTACACTGAAAGTGGACATGTGTATTTCCTACTTTATCCTTCGCCATTTAAATCAGTGAAAACATGGAGAATAGAGAAATTATATCCTGAGTGGTTTAAAGCAGCTATGATTTTCTGAAATCTTTAGACCTTTAATGCTGAAGGTAAATCTTTATTGGACACAAAGTAAGGATCAACTAATGTCATTGCCTTTTGTATTTATTCCTAACATGTGTGAATGGTTTTCTGAGAACTCCTGCACACTTCTGAACAAGTATTCATCACAAGGTCACCAGGAAAGCTCAGGGGGCCATGAAAGCTTTATGAGCTGATAGTCTCTTATGCACACAGTAAAATGAGTTGCTCCTGATAAAGCTGCACAGCTGGTTATGTTTTGTTCGCCTCAATTGACTTGAGTACAGGAACCTTCCAACAGTGAGACCAGATCAATTCTTACCGGAAGAATGTGTGATGCTCAATGCAGACCTTCCATAGCTTCTTGGCAGCTCTGTGGTTAGGAAGCTTAAAACCGATTGTACTTTCAAACTGCTCATactggaggagaagagaaaaggagagaaacatgTGCAGAAAAAGTTCAGGAGAGAGACACTGTTTATGTGACGGCTGCCTCAGTACGTCTCATTTTACTCAATATTAATGTAACCTAACATGTATtataaaaaatcagaaaatataCTTCATCTCATACTTGAATGAACGCTGAActagaacaaacaaacagtatttCCTTTCTGCTGGCGTGAACAcagctaaaacaaaaacaattacaaagcGGATTCTGCTGACTAGacaagaagaagcagatcaagGCAGGCGAAGGATTACTTCAAATATTAAGACACTGGGGGGAAATAGGAGAAACTATTGCATGGCTCTATATTTAAACTCTTTACTGCTCTATTCGGGCTGAGGTTGCAGCTGCAGCAACTCTGTTAAAGAGGCTCTTTCTTTTGCTCAACCACAGACTCAGTGTGTGGCTCTGTCACTTGACTGGGTCTGGCCCAGACAGCCTGTCACACTGAGGCTCAGCACGGGGGATAAGCTGCAGCACTGCACAGCACAATGGGGAGGGCAGGAATAGAGACGCTGACTGTGCAAAGCTGCAAAACTGGAGGTATATCGCAAAGGATTTTTACAGTCTTGGGTTTTGCACAGCTGACCACACACTTGTGTCTGTTGTGGCTTTCAACAGTTACAGCTGTGTCAAAACATCAGCCATTGAAACTGAAAAGAATTAAAGGAGGATTTGATGAAAAGATTGATACTTTACACGTCACATCTGTATGCTCAAAATGTGCTGGAGCAGTAGTAAGGAGACACTTTATCCTGGTTTAGACTAGAAACGGGGGGATCAACTTTCCTGGCTTTGTCcaaaaatgaaaatcatttcTGATTATTgaacatattattttttattgcaaaaaCTGATACGTCAAAAGTTTTCTCAGTATGGGTTTGAAACCAAAAAATGGGATCCTACAATGTTTCAATTGTCTTAGACAAATCCCTTCAATTTCTACACTCACTATTTTCAAACTCTGAACAGTTCTGTGTTAGTTTTGAATCATCCATACCAAAGCCCCCAAAAACCCTGATGACACCACCATGACGTCATTAGGATGTCTCACACTTGACAATGTCCTTATAtcaaatctttttaaaatgtttagaaGCGGTAACCATGACTAGCCCACATTAAATTAGTTATTCTTTTCCAAACTGCATACCTCTCCAGGTCGTATCTTGATGTAGAAGTTGCTCCTCTTATAGGAGATCTTGAGGATCTTTGGCCAGGCAAAGCGGTTAATCCTCAGCCTGTCACGGTAAATCAGCAGGCCGTTTGCACAGACACCCAACATGATTTCGATCCCTTCAGAATCCTACAGCAAACAAAAGGAACAGTAAAGGTGCGAGACATAAGTGGGGAGCATTACTATGTGCATCTGCAAAAACTATCTCACTAAATAAAATATCTTTGGATATAGCCAACCTTAGCGTGATGCAGGTCCACACCATACATGGACAATTTCTTTGCATTCTCCAAGAAGTTAATTTCAGCATCTGCCGGAGTCATACCCCTGTGGGCACAATAATGTTACAAACATCAACAggacttttaaaataattaaccTTTCATCTTGCACAGTGGTAGCTTAATTAAATTGGTAATATTATTTGCCAAAGTTTTGCCACATGTAAGTAAGTGCTCTCACACTGGCAAGAGCTACACCGTGTACATTTCAATGACAGATGGTGATGGCATTTATCAGCCATATGCATGATGGAGTGTTTTGACACAACAGAAGACTGGGCAGCTGATCGTCCCTAGAGATTTGTCTACAGACGAAAAATGTAATTCAACATTGTGCTGTACTTGTAGTTTCGATGGagctccatcactctctcctccagctcacGAGTCTGATTGGGGGCAAAGCGGAAATCGCTGACGTAGTCAGAGCCATGGTCGTCCAGGTCGTAGTCTCCCAGCTCGGCTTGAACTGTGTAGGAGCCCAGGAGGGCATGAGTGACAAACGAGCACGGCAGTCGACCTGACAGCATGTCATCCCTCAGCTGCAGACACAGGTAGTATCTGTCAGTTGAGACAaaaggggaggagagaagagtGTTGGCAGTCAAACGAGCCCGAGCCAAGGCAAGCTCCAACAAGTATTCAGCGTAGTTAATCCAGGGCAGTTAGTAGCATTCCAGGTGTAATCCTCGCAAAAGAGTGAGGGATTTGGGTTTCTTTGACACTGGGGCAAATATGCCATGTAAAATGTTACAACACTTTTATGTAAACACACCTAtttaggagagaaaaaaggcaaGACTGACATATGAAAGCAATTGCTCCTCTGATTAACACTTAAGAGCGTCTGACAGCACAGCCGGAGGAGATTTGTAACAGTGTCAAGTCAATTTATTCACGGAGAACATTTAAAAGAGTGTGTAAGTTTGAGATGTGTTCTACCTGGTAATATCCTCAGTGAGCTGGGAGGGGTCTGGAGGGTAGAACTTGACAG contains:
- the LOC109983148 gene encoding band 4.1-like protein 3 isoform X13, producing MQDSASESKMAKQEQNSKNLDEHRETDDMSERTSPNKNLKSPQRGSKRFKTAPFKVTLLDTAEYEGEIEKHSKGQTLMDTVCEHLNLLEKDYFGLTFADTDNQKNWLDPSKEIKKQMRNSPWNFAFAVKFYPPDPSQLTEDITRYYLCLQLRDDMLSGRLPCSFVTHALLGSYTVQAELGDYDLDDHGSDYVSDFRFAPNQTRELEERVMELHRNYKGMTPADAEINFLENAKKLSMYGVDLHHAKDSEGIEIMLGVCANGLLIYRDRLRINRFAWPKILKISYKRSNFYIKIRPGEYEQFESTIGFKLPNHRAAKKLWKVCIEHHTFFRLVSPEPPPKGFLVMGSKFRYSGRTQAQTRQASALIDRPAPHFERSTSKRYLLSRSLDGAEFSRPVSAMCENHDDLSHRSISRQRLLHSPSVDEQETELEPSLEQDEEDKDQDEEMDEDYDGDVTPSRKKEIMFLDKSKDVLLKHQASINELKRALREPNSKLTVNREKRLSSSSPTGTPEKKALPVRAVGKDTVNNLSVEGFIQKTLVTSPEGSEEWVLIENQESYPQDHDQKAEEQNKSLTFDSSWEKMELKKEIDITKMINEEVTGYDRKEMKSHIDEFPSTKSPKEADVCSEPQQTNKSRFMIQLSENEGETTQDKSQSTPSKASNPEASSDVAPGSCQIKEPKASKPRKKRRPQSLNLGMPAELIYRKEGSDSTGEENEDSDSDNTPEASRTGNHCEPSLVVMMKGDQGSGKDQPVRVNEDNKQEDVSQEESREVYALEAETVKRKVSPIGMADINLGSVNGPGKIEHDSSLTSAKGESVVKVRGKGLIDNKELAEVKLRQVRTHERKISSSGADDIESFLGDRGQRTSLHRVSGSFQSEITRIVPLKPERSKSVACKDERDRPGQDEPTRGLRREYRWSVGSPEGPADLNWTDVSTFHPAFAADLEGSAKAEHADDSYQFGRGPTESQSFGSKISSLSKTAPPAPPVKTQKARESGLILRNSRNAGREPSLDAVKKRHSEPVSTPAIYEEPFADFKKELGDRRPQPIMTSEEEQERDTVACMRETHLGIERKCSSMTVSSTSSLEAEVDFTVIMDLHSGSDEFSKGMSELGERERQPEVGREDFEETSRFYSARLMGSRDKSPMEEKLPEMGTHHEPPVAKKDPSAVNMAHMLKRSDTKPENHTNGSEVHPNIMNVSPQNFSPRKAAAAAPKENGSPVKPGTQERESVVSPLTITAESVTTATTTQVTKTVKGGYSETRIEKRIIITGDDDVDQHQALAMAIQEAKQQHPDMLVTKAVVIRETESPTEELKQKAES
- the LOC109983148 gene encoding band 4.1-like protein 1 isoform X9 codes for the protein MQDSASESKMAKQEQNSKNLDEHRETDDMSERTSPNKNLKSPQRGSKRFKTAPFKVTLLDTAEYEGEIEQKHSKGQTLMDTVCEHLNLLEKDYFGLTFADTDNQKNWLDPSKEIKKQMRNSPWNFAFAVKFYPPDPSQLTEDITRYYLCLQLRDDMLSGRLPCSFVTHALLGSYTVQAELGDYDLDDHGSDYVSDFRFAPNQTRELEERVMELHRNYKGMTPADAEINFLENAKKLSMYGVDLHHAKDSEGIEIMLGVCANGLLIYRDRLRINRFAWPKILKISYKRSNFYIKIRPGEYEQFESTIGFKLPNHRAAKKLWKVCIEHHTFFRLVSPEPPPKGFLVMGSKFRYSGRTQAQTRQASALIDRPAPHFERSTSKRYLLSRSLDGAEFSRPVSAMCENHDDLSHRSISRQRLLHSPSVDEQETELEPSLEQDEEDKDQDEEMDEDYDGDVTPSRKKEIMEEAGSPVESKQELSQLDRGASPRHKQEFLDKSKDVLLKHQASINELKRALREPNSKLTVNREKRLSSSSPTGTPEKKALPVRAVGKDTVNNLSVEGFIQKTLVTSPEGSEEWVLIENQESYPQDHDQKAEEQNKSLTFDSSWEKMELKKEIDITKMINEEEPVSTPAIYEEPFADFKKELGDRRPQPIMTSEEEQERDTVACMRETHLGIERKCSSMTVSSTSSLEAEVDFTVIMDLHSGSDEFSKGMSELGERERQPEVGREDFEETSRFYSARLMGSRDKSPMEEKLPEMGTHHEPPVAKKDPSAVNMAHMLKRSDTKPENHTNGSEVHPNIMNVSPQNFSPRKAAAAAPKENGSPVKPGTQERESVVSPLTITAESVTTATTTQVTKTVKGGYSETRIEKRIIITGDDDVDQHQALAMAIQEAKQQHPDMLVTKAVVIRETESPTEELKQKAES